In Saccharomonospora marina XMU15, one genomic interval encodes:
- a CDS encoding GGDEF domain-containing protein, with protein MTARQAPANTVPRRALRPRQWALWQRPKRFVAYLIVLELAAIPGFVAAFALAATPTAEDWLGFAILLVGASIHIQLTQRQEERRRNRTRTVLIDLIAVWVFPAVLVLPATLAVLLVALIRLQRWFTARRPVHNFVFSSISHALAAALADLTYVSLGPVDWHTVTALGSLREFGLVLVAAAVYEGVQVLYVGGVLALSMRRPTVRGVLGSKADNTLEAITTGLGVVTAAVLVTLPPAVAIMAVVTVVFNRLAELEQLQDDVVTDPKTGLLNMRGWSEAAQRALNRVWRAGGGLAVLMIDLDHFKWINDTYGHPAGDDAIAAVADALRRVTRPSDIVGRFGGEEFLVLLPDVDGAAARAAAERIRGTVSDLRIATTDKRGRQALIVGRTASLGVAVFPEHARTLDGLLQSADAAVYEAKEGGRDQVRMAGHRSG; from the coding sequence TGGGCGCTGTGGCAACGGCCGAAACGCTTCGTCGCCTACCTGATCGTGCTGGAGCTGGCGGCGATCCCCGGATTCGTGGCCGCGTTCGCGCTGGCCGCGACGCCGACGGCAGAGGACTGGCTCGGGTTCGCGATCCTGCTCGTGGGTGCCAGCATCCATATCCAGCTCACCCAGCGGCAGGAGGAACGCAGGCGCAACCGCACGAGAACCGTCCTCATCGACCTGATCGCGGTCTGGGTTTTCCCCGCCGTCCTGGTGCTTCCCGCGACGCTGGCGGTGCTGCTCGTCGCGCTCATCCGCCTGCAGCGCTGGTTCACCGCTCGGCGGCCGGTGCACAACTTCGTGTTCTCGTCGATCTCGCATGCTCTGGCCGCCGCGCTCGCCGACCTGACCTACGTCTCGTTGGGGCCCGTCGACTGGCACACCGTGACGGCACTCGGCTCGCTGCGTGAGTTCGGGCTGGTCCTGGTCGCGGCGGCCGTCTACGAGGGTGTGCAGGTGCTATACGTCGGCGGTGTGCTCGCGCTGAGCATGCGACGGCCCACCGTGCGAGGTGTGCTGGGCAGCAAGGCCGACAACACGCTGGAGGCCATCACGACCGGGTTGGGGGTGGTGACGGCGGCCGTGCTCGTCACCCTGCCGCCCGCGGTGGCGATCATGGCCGTGGTGACGGTCGTCTTCAACCGACTGGCCGAGTTGGAGCAGTTGCAGGACGACGTGGTGACCGACCCCAAGACCGGCCTTCTCAACATGCGCGGCTGGTCGGAGGCAGCGCAGCGCGCGCTGAACCGGGTGTGGCGTGCGGGTGGCGGCCTGGCGGTGTTGATGATCGACCTGGATCACTTCAAGTGGATCAACGACACCTACGGGCATCCGGCGGGTGACGACGCCATCGCGGCGGTGGCCGACGCGTTGCGACGGGTGACGAGGCCGTCCGACATCGTCGGCCGGTTCGGTGGTGAGGAGTTCCTCGTGCTGCTGCCGGATGTGGACGGCGCCGCCGCGCGGGCCGCCGCCGAACGAATCCGAGGCACGGTTTCGGATCTGCGCATCGCCACGACCGACAAGCGGGGCAGGCAGGCGCTGATCGTCGGCCGTACCGCCTCGCTGGGAGTCGCGGTGTTCCCCGAGCATGCCCGCACCCTGGACGGGCTGCTGCAGTCGGCCGACGCCGCCGTTTACGAGGCGAAGGAGGGGGGCCGCGACCAGGTGCGGATGGCAGGGCACCGCTCAGGGTGA
- a CDS encoding phospholipase A2, with protein sequence MPEQGEESPHASRRRHGVVGTTAWLVLLVLAVTSFGFVASRAEAVPRHGPLRQDTAAAARAIDALLAPGSSAEALTLLPPDFTEVTGVVPGSSGARDGSIRAVHVDGGCSTPWGDDNTRWDFATACRSHDLGYDLLRYAEKKGQPLGPQVRRALDDRLSADMHATCRTNPQDSRQLCEAVAAVYSAGLVVNSWHQRWGPPVGEPILPLLAGVAAIGMLLSFRLRGWLLARRHRPKHRATARVPRTPVPGRRWTLLGVGSIGVLMSGESAVALAGWVGVGQGWLWPLTWVAQLSFLFFFAGGHANARCWLAVEESGGGYREYLAHRASWLLRLTLVFAVVAFLVPIALELLRIPEGTTAVVMRIALHPLWLLGLYVLTVVATPVMFALYRRAPLAVPLALAAVLALAEWSATGLGLTPLRDLAALALALLGQQLAFAHHEGHSPPRWVMGAVAVVGAGALAAGAVSGVVPLTMLGTPGAAPALSGPALPVLLLGAVQLGVLGLVRRPLSGLAARPWTLRLAGFAARAPMSLYLLFLSAMLLLVAAVYLPGRLGTDLAWMLRPRPLLALALLAGPAALVFLWFERHLGHRPPPLPTWRPVPEGLDRFLARAATAAGIGYSTAGVFGFALTSFGDTEITVVPGLLLDPVQSLVHLLLGMSLLHSVRTGASSAPGTWLLTALACVPPLLFASTAPDVDAIGVAVPVATGALALAAAVLTGVFSPSRTARP encoded by the coding sequence ATGCCGGAGCAAGGAGAGGAGAGCCCGCACGCGTCCAGACGTCGCCACGGCGTGGTCGGCACCACGGCGTGGCTGGTACTCCTCGTTCTGGCGGTGACGAGCTTCGGGTTCGTCGCCTCACGTGCCGAGGCCGTTCCCAGGCACGGCCCGCTGCGGCAGGACACCGCGGCCGCCGCGCGAGCCATCGACGCGCTGCTGGCTCCCGGGTCGTCCGCCGAAGCGCTCACCCTGCTGCCGCCGGATTTCACCGAGGTCACCGGGGTGGTTCCCGGTTCGTCGGGGGCCCGTGACGGTTCGATACGCGCGGTGCACGTCGACGGCGGCTGCTCGACGCCGTGGGGGGACGACAACACCAGGTGGGACTTCGCTACGGCGTGCCGCTCCCACGACCTCGGTTACGACCTGCTGCGCTATGCGGAGAAGAAGGGCCAGCCGCTGGGCCCGCAGGTGCGCAGGGCGTTGGACGACCGGCTGTCCGCCGACATGCACGCCACCTGCCGCACCAACCCGCAGGACTCGCGCCAGTTGTGCGAGGCGGTGGCCGCTGTGTACTCGGCGGGCCTGGTGGTCAACTCCTGGCACCAGCGGTGGGGCCCTCCCGTCGGTGAACCGATCCTGCCGCTGCTGGCGGGGGTGGCCGCGATCGGGATGTTGCTGTCGTTTCGGCTGCGGGGCTGGCTGCTGGCAAGGCGGCACCGGCCGAAGCATCGGGCGACGGCCCGCGTGCCGAGGACGCCCGTGCCCGGCAGGCGCTGGACGTTGCTGGGTGTGGGCAGTATCGGTGTGCTGATGTCCGGAGAGTCGGCAGTGGCGCTGGCGGGCTGGGTAGGCGTCGGGCAGGGCTGGTTGTGGCCGCTGACCTGGGTGGCGCAGTTGTCGTTCCTGTTCTTCTTCGCGGGTGGCCACGCGAACGCGCGGTGCTGGCTGGCCGTGGAGGAATCCGGCGGCGGTTACCGCGAGTACCTCGCACACCGGGCGAGTTGGCTGCTGCGTCTTACTCTGGTGTTCGCAGTGGTGGCGTTCCTGGTGCCGATCGCGCTGGAACTGCTGCGGATCCCGGAAGGCACGACCGCGGTCGTGATGCGGATCGCCCTGCATCCGCTGTGGCTGCTGGGGCTGTACGTGCTCACCGTGGTGGCCACCCCGGTGATGTTCGCGCTGTATCGCAGGGCTCCGCTGGCCGTACCACTTGCGCTGGCGGCGGTGCTCGCGTTGGCGGAGTGGTCGGCCACCGGGCTGGGGCTGACCCCGCTGCGTGACCTCGCCGCGCTGGCATTGGCACTGCTGGGCCAGCAACTGGCCTTCGCTCATCACGAAGGGCACAGCCCACCTCGGTGGGTGATGGGTGCGGTGGCGGTGGTGGGCGCCGGCGCGCTCGCGGCCGGAGCCGTGAGCGGAGTGGTTCCGCTCACCATGCTGGGCACCCCTGGTGCCGCGCCCGCGCTGTCCGGGCCAGCGCTGCCCGTGTTGCTGCTGGGTGCGGTGCAACTCGGCGTGCTGGGGCTGGTGCGAAGGCCGCTGTCCGGCCTGGCCGCGCGACCGTGGACGCTGCGGCTGGCCGGGTTCGCCGCGAGGGCGCCGATGAGCCTGTACCTGCTGTTCCTGTCGGCGATGTTGTTGCTGGTCGCCGCGGTGTATCTGCCGGGACGCCTCGGTACGGATCTGGCTTGGATGCTGCGGCCGAGACCGTTGCTGGCGCTCGCGCTGCTGGCCGGCCCAGCGGCGTTGGTGTTCCTCTGGTTCGAGCGGCACCTCGGGCACCGCCCACCCCCGCTGCCCACGTGGCGGCCCGTGCCGGAGGGCCTGGACCGGTTCCTGGCGCGCGCGGCGACGGCCGCGGGCATCGGTTACTCGACCGCCGGGGTGTTCGGGTTCGCGTTGACGAGCTTCGGCGACACCGAGATAACCGTGGTTCCCGGCCTGCTGCTTGACCCGGTGCAGAGCCTGGTACACCTGCTGCTGGGCATGTCGTTGCTGCACAGCGTGCGCACGGGGGCCAGTTCGGCTCCTGGCACCTGGCTGCTGACGGCGCTGGCTTGCGTGCCGCCACTGCTGTTCGCTTCGACCGCCCCTGACGTGGACGCGATCGGCGTCGCCGTGCCCGTCGCCACCGGTGCACTCGCGCTGGCGGCGGCGGTACTGACCGGCGTGTTCTCGCCGAGCCGCACCGCGCGGCCGTGA
- a CDS encoding LCP family protein — protein MDYPPRYPPRGGRPARSWQEREGGYPPAGRPGRPGQDRVPSGRPPANRRPPAPTGAQRTQRPPARPGRTPAPPAPKRRPRRGAKIALALVSALVMTLTGYAWAAMQGLVNGLTMADVIGEDGGGELPADGSRDILLVGMDSRTDAQGNPLPEEMLAKLRAGVADGELNTDTLILVHVPNDGSKAVAISFPRDSYVSIPGHGRHKINSAYARGKLAAREQLREEGVSDERDLEVRANQEGAKTLIKTVENISGVTVDNYASINLLGFYDITKAIGGVEVCLNEPVDDPYSGAKFDAGRQTIAGVQALAFVRQRHGLLRGDLDRVVRQQVFMAGLARKVLSAGTLADPGKLSDLADAIKKSVVVNQGWDILAFAQQLKGLTGGQIQFRTVPVENPEYQTSTDGMAVKLDSAEVKRFIQGLSGKKRPSGDAGSSPAPDPADITVDVYNASGIDGLAGTVSGSLVEQGYLQGEVANAAPRDTSVIQVANGERSAGESVADALGGDIEVEESADAQSGHVQVLLAPDYSAGGGSSPGGPAGSGTAAALRQPSTEPTDPPIKADGVTCVN, from the coding sequence GTGGACTACCCGCCGCGATATCCCCCGCGAGGCGGCCGCCCCGCGAGGTCGTGGCAGGAGCGGGAAGGCGGATACCCACCCGCCGGTCGACCCGGACGTCCCGGCCAGGACCGTGTCCCGAGCGGACGACCACCCGCCAACCGGCGGCCTCCCGCGCCGACGGGCGCCCAACGGACCCAACGCCCTCCGGCTCGACCTGGCCGCACACCGGCCCCGCCCGCGCCGAAACGCCGGCCACGGCGAGGCGCCAAGATCGCCCTGGCTCTGGTGTCGGCGCTGGTCATGACGTTGACCGGCTACGCGTGGGCCGCGATGCAGGGCTTGGTCAACGGCCTGACGATGGCTGACGTGATCGGCGAGGACGGCGGCGGGGAACTACCCGCCGACGGCTCGCGCGACATCCTGCTCGTCGGCATGGACAGCCGCACCGACGCGCAGGGCAACCCGTTGCCCGAGGAGATGCTGGCCAAGCTCCGCGCAGGCGTGGCAGACGGCGAGCTCAACACCGACACGCTGATCCTGGTGCACGTCCCCAACGACGGCAGCAAGGCGGTCGCGATCTCGTTCCCGCGCGATTCCTACGTCTCCATACCCGGCCACGGCAGGCACAAGATCAACTCCGCGTACGCCCGCGGGAAGCTCGCCGCACGCGAGCAGCTGCGGGAGGAGGGTGTCAGCGACGAGCGGGACCTGGAGGTTCGCGCCAACCAGGAGGGCGCGAAGACGCTCATCAAGACCGTCGAGAACATCTCGGGTGTCACCGTCGACAACTACGCCTCGATCAACCTGCTCGGCTTCTACGACATCACCAAGGCCATCGGCGGGGTCGAGGTGTGTCTCAACGAACCGGTCGACGACCCCTACTCGGGTGCGAAGTTCGACGCGGGCAGGCAGACCATCGCGGGAGTTCAGGCACTGGCATTCGTCCGGCAGCGTCACGGCCTGCTTCGTGGCGACCTCGACCGGGTGGTGCGCCAGCAGGTGTTCATGGCGGGACTGGCCCGCAAGGTGCTTTCCGCTGGCACCCTCGCCGATCCGGGCAAGCTGAGCGACCTGGCCGATGCGATCAAGAAGTCGGTGGTGGTGAACCAGGGATGGGACATCCTGGCGTTCGCTCAGCAACTGAAGGGGCTCACCGGCGGGCAGATCCAGTTCCGCACGGTGCCGGTCGAGAACCCCGAGTACCAGACCAGCACCGACGGGATGGCGGTGAAGCTGGACTCCGCCGAGGTCAAGCGGTTCATCCAGGGACTCTCCGGGAAGAAGCGGCCCAGTGGCGACGCAGGGTCCTCCCCCGCACCGGATCCCGCCGACATCACGGTGGACGTCTACAACGCATCGGGTATCGACGGGTTGGCGGGTACCGTGTCCGGCTCGCTGGTCGAGCAGGGCTACCTGCAGGGCGAGGTCGCCAACGCCGCGCCCAGGGACACGAGTGTGATCCAGGTCGCGAACGGAGAGCGGTCGGCGGGTGAGTCCGTGGCCGACGCGCTCGGCGGCGACATCGAGGTGGAGGAGAGCGCCGACGCGCAGTCCGGGCACGTCCAGGTACTGTTGGCGCCGGACTATTCCGCGGGCGGTGGCTCGTCCCCCGGCGGGCCCGCCGGGAGCGGCACGGCCGCGGCGCTGCGTCAGCCGTCGACCGAGCCGACCGACCCCCCGATCAAGGCCGACGGCGTCACCTGCGTCAACTGA
- a CDS encoding helix-turn-helix transcriptional regulator — MHIDADAYQRVLGEELRKLRKKRGWTRKELNDRLQSDISLQTLATYELGTRQCSVVRLVEICLALDEPPHELLGRVHRRVFSDEPGKLRINLATVAADDQAELGPLRRWAQGRLALSDTPDVHLDRTALDRMAELCGLETQELVKRLQELSAAPR; from the coding sequence GTGCACATCGACGCGGACGCCTACCAGCGGGTGTTGGGCGAGGAGCTGCGCAAGCTCCGCAAGAAACGCGGATGGACGCGCAAAGAGCTCAACGACCGGCTGCAGAGCGACATCTCGCTGCAGACGCTGGCGACCTACGAGTTGGGTACCCGGCAGTGCTCGGTTGTGCGGCTGGTGGAGATCTGCCTGGCGCTCGACGAACCTCCACACGAACTGCTCGGCCGGGTCCACCGGCGGGTCTTCTCCGACGAGCCCGGCAAGCTGCGGATCAACCTCGCCACCGTCGCCGCCGACGACCAGGCCGAACTCGGCCCACTTCGCCGCTGGGCGCAGGGCAGGCTCGCGCTGTCCGATACACCGGATGTCCACCTCGACCGCACCGCGTTGGACCGGATGGCCGAGCTCTGCGGCCTGGAGACCCAGGAGCTGGTCAAGCGGTTGCAGGAACTGTCGGCCGCTCCTCGCTGA
- a CDS encoding flavin-containing monooxygenase — protein sequence MGNRTETGVVIVGTGFSGLGMAIQLRKEGREDFVLLEKAEEVGGTWRDNTYPGCACDIQSHMYSFSFEQNPDWSRSFSPQPEIFDYMRRVARKYDLYRFARFGQEMTGARWDAEENRWYVSTARGDEFVARYLVSGVGALHLPQIPELPGIERFAGRSFHSAEWDHDYDLRGKKVAVVGTGASAIQFVPQIAEDVAQLTVFQRTPPWIMPKPDHAMPDWAKRLFARVPLTQRVYRDLLYWMLELRAIGFNGNPRVMKLAQKIAKRHIDNNIADPALRAKLTPDYVMGCKRVLISNDYYPALNRDNVEVVTDGIAEVTEHGIVDTAGASREFDAIIYGTGFHVTDAFDDLDIIGLGGRNLGKQWAEEGMQSYLGVTVTGFPNLFFLLGPNTGLGHNSVVFMIEQQIRYVAEAIRYVESSGADAIDVRPRAQQRFNNEVQRKLTEGIWTQGGCKSWYLDAQGVNRTIWPGFTWRYWLRTRKLDPSDYQLLRSVSEERPTVPATA from the coding sequence ATGGGCAACCGCACCGAGACCGGGGTGGTCATCGTCGGAACCGGGTTCTCAGGCCTGGGGATGGCAATCCAGCTCCGCAAGGAGGGGCGAGAGGACTTCGTGCTGCTGGAAAAGGCCGAAGAGGTGGGCGGCACCTGGCGCGACAACACCTATCCCGGCTGTGCCTGCGACATCCAGTCACACATGTACTCGTTCTCCTTCGAGCAGAACCCCGACTGGTCGCGCTCGTTCTCCCCGCAACCGGAGATCTTCGACTACATGCGACGTGTCGCCCGCAAGTACGACCTGTACCGGTTCGCTCGATTCGGTCAGGAAATGACCGGCGCGCGGTGGGACGCCGAAGAGAACCGCTGGTACGTCAGCACCGCCCGCGGTGACGAGTTCGTCGCCCGCTACCTGGTCAGCGGCGTCGGCGCACTGCACCTGCCGCAGATTCCCGAACTGCCGGGAATCGAGCGATTCGCGGGCAGGTCGTTCCACTCAGCCGAGTGGGACCACGACTACGACCTGCGCGGCAAGAAGGTCGCCGTGGTCGGCACCGGCGCCAGCGCCATCCAGTTCGTGCCCCAGATCGCTGAGGACGTCGCCCAGCTGACCGTCTTCCAACGCACCCCACCGTGGATCATGCCCAAGCCCGACCACGCCATGCCGGACTGGGCCAAGCGGCTGTTCGCGCGGGTACCGCTGACGCAACGGGTGTACCGCGACCTGCTGTACTGGATGCTGGAGCTGCGCGCGATCGGCTTCAACGGCAACCCGCGTGTCATGAAGCTGGCGCAGAAGATCGCGAAGCGGCATATCGACAACAACATTGCCGATCCAGCGCTTCGCGCCAAGCTCACGCCCGACTACGTCATGGGCTGCAAGCGGGTGCTCATCTCGAACGACTACTACCCAGCGCTGAACCGCGACAACGTCGAGGTGGTCACCGACGGCATCGCCGAGGTCACCGAACACGGCATCGTCGACACGGCCGGAGCGAGCAGGGAGTTCGACGCGATCATCTACGGCACCGGCTTCCACGTGACCGACGCCTTCGACGACCTCGACATCATCGGGCTCGGCGGGCGAAACCTCGGTAAGCAGTGGGCCGAGGAGGGCATGCAGAGCTACCTCGGCGTCACGGTCACCGGCTTTCCGAACCTGTTCTTCCTGCTCGGACCCAACACCGGGCTGGGACACAACTCCGTGGTTTTCATGATCGAGCAGCAGATCCGCTACGTCGCGGAGGCGATCCGCTACGTCGAGAGCAGTGGGGCCGACGCCATCGACGTGCGGCCGCGGGCACAGCAGCGGTTCAACAACGAGGTGCAGCGCAAGCTCACCGAGGGGATCTGGACCCAGGGTGGATGCAAGAGCTGGTACCTCGACGCGCAGGGGGTGAACCGGACCATCTGGCCCGGGTTCACCTGGCGCTACTGGCTACGGACCCGAAAGCTCGACCCCAGCGACTACCAACTGCTGCGGTCGGTCAGCGAGGAGCGGCCGACAGTTCCTGCAACCGCTTGA
- a CDS encoding TetR/AcrR family transcriptional regulator has translation MSTTAKPPARRKRVPRAERERQMIEVAEAVFAEQGFTAASMDDIAERVGVSKPMLYEYFHSKEGLLLACIQASRAELRAATERAVARADGAEDAMRQGLRAFFVFIREHRQAWSLLRQEMTLIGTSAAEEIETTRTQQTDLIAHLMAAYLDSSDPVATRVAAEFVVGGCERMAIWCERHEEVTPDLATEYAMNLLWGGLAHLAQQ, from the coding sequence GTGAGCACGACGGCAAAGCCCCCCGCCCGACGCAAACGCGTGCCGAGGGCCGAACGTGAGCGGCAGATGATCGAGGTCGCCGAGGCGGTGTTCGCCGAGCAGGGCTTCACCGCCGCCTCGATGGACGACATCGCCGAGCGGGTCGGGGTCTCCAAACCGATGCTCTACGAGTACTTCCACTCCAAAGAGGGACTGCTCCTTGCCTGCATTCAGGCCTCCAGAGCGGAGTTGCGGGCCGCCACGGAACGAGCGGTGGCACGCGCCGACGGCGCCGAGGACGCCATGCGCCAGGGCCTGCGCGCGTTCTTCGTCTTCATCCGCGAACACCGGCAGGCCTGGTCACTGCTGCGGCAGGAGATGACCCTGATCGGCACCTCCGCGGCCGAGGAGATCGAGACCACGCGGACCCAGCAGACTGACCTCATCGCCCACCTGATGGCCGCCTACCTCGACAGTTCCGACCCGGTGGCGACACGGGTAGCCGCCGAGTTCGTGGTGGGCGGCTGCGAGCGAATGGCGATCTGGTGCGAGCGACACGAAGAGGTCACTCCCGACCTCGCCACCGAGTACGCCATGAACCTGCTGTGGGGCGGACTCGCACACCTAGCGCAACAATGA
- a CDS encoding RodZ family helix-turn-helix domain-containing protein, with product MVQTITATYAQDKDDWTVTVAGLDRKLSGKAPGIIAARDRADQLVEKLVPEGTRPTVVHLLNGSALEFTSAYIAARLARTEPSEEVEAEADGRRRPVAENATPAPAPKQAEPSQPQAATARTSSGRAVPRKELSKTPSPAGRSDAGTAQARYPSAAGARSGAPAGSAAVTG from the coding sequence GTGGTGCAGACGATCACCGCGACGTACGCGCAGGACAAGGACGACTGGACGGTCACCGTCGCCGGCCTTGACAGGAAGCTCAGCGGCAAGGCGCCGGGCATCATCGCCGCCCGGGACAGGGCCGACCAGCTCGTCGAGAAGCTGGTGCCGGAGGGCACCCGCCCGACCGTGGTGCACCTGCTCAACGGCAGCGCGCTGGAGTTCACCTCCGCCTACATCGCCGCTCGCCTCGCCAGGACGGAGCCGTCGGAGGAGGTCGAGGCCGAAGCCGACGGCCGACGCCGGCCCGTTGCGGAGAACGCCACGCCTGCCCCGGCACCGAAGCAAGCGGAGCCCTCGCAGCCGCAGGCAGCGACGGCGCGAACGTCCTCGGGCCGTGCGGTGCCACGCAAGGAGTTGAGCAAGACCCCGTCCCCCGCCGGGCGCTCGGATGCGGGCACGGCACAGGCCAGGTACCCGTCGGCGGCCGGCGCCCGTAGCGGCGCGCCCGCCGGCTCGGCAGCAGTGACCGGCTGA
- a CDS encoding DUF3618 domain-containing protein, producing the protein MARDPETIERDIEKAREALAATLDRIGEKANPKQFADSAKTSLAAKLSEPRVKYPLIAAGALIGALLLRKLLR; encoded by the coding sequence GTGGCGCGCGACCCTGAGACGATCGAACGCGACATCGAGAAGGCCAGGGAGGCTCTCGCGGCCACCTTGGACCGGATCGGGGAGAAGGCGAACCCCAAGCAGTTCGCCGACTCCGCGAAGACCAGCCTCGCGGCGAAGCTGAGCGAGCCGAGGGTGAAGTACCCGCTGATCGCGGCCGGTGCGCTGATCGGCGCACTGCTGCTACGTAAACTGCTGCGCTGA
- a CDS encoding PAS domain-containing protein gives MTVISVEKRIVDGADDAIAFADKDGFIRLWNAAAERMFHYTADEALGQSLDLIIPEKHRPRHWDGYRRVMKTGQTAYAGSLLAVPALRADGTLISVEFSVTLVHGETGDVEGIAAIMREVTERRAALRALQQELADLRERIGTSGEST, from the coding sequence ATGACTGTGATCTCTGTGGAGAAGCGCATCGTCGACGGTGCCGACGATGCGATCGCCTTTGCCGACAAGGACGGGTTCATCCGGCTGTGGAACGCCGCCGCCGAGCGCATGTTCCACTACACGGCCGATGAGGCGCTCGGGCAGTCCCTCGATCTGATCATTCCGGAGAAACACCGCCCGCGGCACTGGGACGGTTACCGCAGGGTGATGAAGACCGGGCAGACAGCCTATGCGGGTTCGCTGCTCGCGGTGCCGGCCCTGCGGGCGGACGGCACCCTGATCTCCGTCGAGTTCAGCGTCACCCTGGTCCACGGCGAAACCGGAGATGTCGAGGGGATCGCCGCGATCATGCGGGAGGTGACCGAGCGGCGAGCCGCCCTCCGAGCCCTCCAGCAGGAACTGGCCGACCTGCGAGAGCGCATCGGCACCTCCGGAGAATCCACCTGA
- a CDS encoding o-succinylbenzoate synthase, protein MANEIDFEGARGYAIPMRTRFRNITVRQGMLIEGPAGWGEFCPFAEYDDTVSASWLATTIEQCTIGWPEPVRDRIPINCTVPAVGPERAHDIAANSGCRTAKVKVADHPVSQAEDIARVEAVRDALGPGGAIRVDANGAWDVETAVTTIRALDRAAGGLEYVEQPCRTIDELAAVRRQVEVRIAADESIRRADDPLRVAVAGAADIAVIKCTPLGGVRRSLRVAEAAGLPCVVSSALETSVGLAAQLALAGALPELDFACGLGTLSLLESDLVPEQQSLRPAAGYLPVPRTPPTPDPSLVDAYELTDPDRAAWWRDRLSRVRAVHDAHLAG, encoded by the coding sequence ATGGCCAACGAGATCGACTTCGAAGGCGCCCGCGGCTACGCGATCCCCATGCGTACCCGGTTCCGTAACATCACGGTGCGGCAAGGAATGCTGATCGAGGGCCCCGCCGGGTGGGGCGAGTTCTGCCCGTTCGCCGAGTACGACGACACCGTGTCCGCGTCGTGGCTGGCGACCACGATCGAACAGTGCACCATCGGCTGGCCCGAACCCGTGCGCGACCGTATCCCGATCAACTGCACCGTGCCCGCCGTCGGCCCCGAACGTGCCCACGACATCGCCGCCAACTCCGGCTGCCGCACCGCCAAGGTCAAGGTCGCCGACCACCCAGTGTCGCAGGCCGAGGACATCGCCCGCGTCGAAGCCGTCCGCGACGCACTCGGCCCTGGCGGTGCGATCCGCGTGGACGCCAACGGGGCATGGGACGTCGAAACCGCGGTCACCACCATCCGTGCGCTGGACAGGGCCGCGGGCGGGTTGGAGTACGTCGAGCAGCCCTGCCGCACCATCGACGAACTCGCCGCCGTCCGGCGCCAGGTCGAGGTGCGCATCGCCGCCGACGAATCCATCCGCCGCGCCGACGACCCGCTACGGGTCGCCGTCGCGGGTGCGGCCGACATCGCCGTGATCAAGTGCACCCCGCTCGGTGGCGTCCGCCGGTCGTTGCGGGTCGCCGAAGCCGCCGGACTGCCGTGCGTGGTCTCCTCCGCGCTCGAAACCAGCGTCGGCCTCGCCGCGCAACTAGCCCTGGCAGGCGCCCTGCCCGAACTGGACTTCGCCTGCGGCTTGGGCACCCTCTCACTGCTCGAGAGCGACCTCGTTCCCGAGCAGCAGTCGCTGCGGCCGGCAGCAGGCTACCTGCCCGTACCGCGCACACCGCCCACACCAGACCCGAGCCTGGTCGACGCCTACGAACTGACCGACCCCGACCGGGCCGCGTGGTGGCGCGACCGGCTCTCCCGCGTCCGCGCTGTGCACGACGCCCACCTCGCAGGCTGA